ACAAAACCTACCCTATCCAAGGTGCAGTTGCAATTTCGATTTCGTATTTTGCCATACATTCTATGTAACCTCACTAGATATATAACATGTTGAGCAAATTAAACCACTTTGGTATAGAAATTGAGTCTTTAATTATTCGAGAATAAGAGCCGCTAAAAACAACTACAAATCGCTTCTTGCTGACAATAATCTTAAAGTACACATTTAACTTTGAATTCTaaaaaattggacaattttaaaatttgtcatATTTCGTTTTGGACTGAGCCAAACCGGTGCTGTACTTGACAGGGGCCAAGGTTAAGGTTGTGTGTCCCATCTTCGACTCATATGGAAAGCTAGTGGCTAAGGTTACAATCTCGAGCTACCCAACAGACATGAAGGGATATTTCCACTTCGTCGCTTACGGACTCTCCCTCAAGGTGAAGAACATCAATAGCTGCAACGTGAAGCTTGAGAGTTCTCCGCTCTCCACGTGTAAGATTCCGACCAATGTCAACAAAGGTGTCACCGGAGCTCCACTCTCTCCCGACAACTCCAACTTCCTTAGCCACGACAATTTGATCCTCTACACCCTTGAACCTTTCTATTTCTCTACACCCGTGGCTCCAAAACCGGTTTACTAGGGATCACAATAAATCATTAGATCGCCGTTTATGCTTATTttccattctttcattcttggctctatgctttttttttgtttgcttcactttaaaataataatacgtTAATGAAATCTTAATTAGTTTCCTAAAGAATAAGCTGTCAACActcaacaagaaaagaaaataagaaatgtTACTAATACTCATCTTTATATTTTCGGTTCTTTCATCCAAAATGTGTCTGATTGNNNNNNNNNNNNNNNNNNNNNNNNNNNNNNNNNNNNNNNNNNNNNNNNNNNNNNNNNNNNNNNNNNNNNNNNNNNNNNNNNNNNNNNNNNNNNNNNNNNNNNNNNNNNNNNNNNNNNNNNNNNNNNNNNNNNNNNNNNNNNNNNNNNNNNNNNNNNNNNNNNNNNNNNNNNNNNNNNNNNNNNNNNNNNNNNNNNNNNNNNNNNNNNNNNNNNNNNNNNNNNNNNNNNNNNNNNNNNNNNNNNNNNNNNNNNNNNNNNNNNNNNNNNNNNNNNNNNNNNNNNNNNNNNNNNNNNNNNNNNNNNNNNNNNNNNNNNNNNNNNNNNNNNNNNNNNNNNNNNNNNNNNNNNNNNNNNNNNNNNNNNNNNNNNNNNNNNNNNNNNNNNNNNNNNNNNNNNNNNNNNNNNNNNNNNNNNNNNNNNNNNNNNNNNNNNNNNNNNNNNNNNNNNNNNNNNNNNNNNNNNNNNNNNNNNNNNNNNNNNNNNNNNNNNNNNNNNNNNNNNNNNNNNNNNNNNNNNNNNNNNNNNNNNNNNNNNNNNNNNNNNNNNNNNNNNNNNNNNNNNNNNNNNNNNNNNNNNNNNNNNNNNNNNNNNNNNNNNNNNNNNNNNNNNNNNNNNNNNNNNNNNNNNNNNNNNNNNNNNNNNNNNNNNNNNNNNNNNNNNNNNNNNNNNNNNNNNNNNNNNNNNNNNNNNNNNNNNNNNNNNNNNNNNNNNNNNNNNNNNNNNNNNNNNNNNNNNNNNNNNNNNNNNNNNNNNNNNNNNNNNNNNNNNttttttttttttttttttttgaatattatgatgatctaaaactctttaaataaatacttcgtaagttatttaaaataatattttttttctgatccCACGTTAATTGGGTTGGGTCCGTCGAAACTTTAACAATTTTTGCGTATATTTAACTATACTAATGACAGCCATTAAGAGTTTGAAGTTAATTTCAGTGGAAAAAAACGTATACAGGTGAAGGtgatttcattttgtttttgtctacgtgattaaacaaaaaagtaagtaCCGTGATAACGAAATCATGCCTTTCGTTAATTTTGTTTAACGTCAAATCTCAAATAGATAAGTACAAATATTACCATTAGTACATtaattaagataaaaataaattgttaagAAGAGACTCGACGCTTTGTGGTTTCTTCTCGAACAAAATTGAAACTATAAATCTATAACAAATTatgtattgtaaaataaaataaaataaaataaaaagtggcTGCACGTCCTCTAAATGCATCAAAAGGAGACACTATTGTCTATTGGATGCATAATAATGCAATGATTAGTATCATCACGAGCCAAAACGTGCGCTCAAGTCAGATCCCTTATTCTCATAGATATACTGTAATTAATTTTAGATTGTTATCAATCTTATCGCAAAAACCCTATATAACGTACTCTCACAGTAGAGATTTCATGCATTGTCAACAACACACAAGTTATATATACATCTATTTATCTATATTACATCTGAATATTGTATACTTAAAAAATGGCACAAACTTTTTCGTTGTGCTTCGTTCCTTACATGCTACTTCTCTCGTCTCTTTTCGCTGCCGGAGTAACGACAATCACCGAGGGGGAACTGCTTTCCTCGATGATCGGAGTTCAAGGTCTCATCTACTGCAAACAAGGATCTAAGCTTACCCCTCTCCAAGGTAATTAGATctcatcatgattcatgaatatatattttgggaTAATTAATTAACTGAAATTATGGTATGTGGACGTACAGGTGCAGTAGCGAGGGTGACATGTGAGAGAGCCGATGAGTACGGTTACGAAGCAGAGGATGTGACGGTGCTTAGCCAAGCGACGGATGCGAAGGGTTATTTCCTGGCGACGCTTTCTTCNtttcattttgtttttgtctacgtgattaaacaaaaaagtaagtaCCGTGATAACGAAATCATGCCTTTCGTTAATTTTGTTTAACGTCAAATCTCAAATAGATAAGTACAAATATTACCATTAGTACATtaattaagataaaaataaattgttaagAAGAGACTCGACGCTTTGTGGTTTCTTCTCGAACAAAATTGAAACTATAAATCTATAACAAATTatgtattgtaaaataaaataaaataaaataaaaagtggcTGCACGTCCTCTAAATGCATCAAAAGGAGACACTATTGTCTATTGGATGCATAATAATGCAATGATTAGTATCATCACGAGCCAAAACGTGCGCTCAAGTCAGATCCCTTATTCTCATAGATATACTGTAATTAATTTTAGATTGTTATCAATCTTATCGCAAAAACCCTATATAACGTACTCTCACAGTAGAGATTTCATGCATTGTCAACAACACACAAGTTATATATACATCTATTTATCTATATTACATCTGAATATTGTATACTTAAAAAATGGCACAAACTTTTTCGTTGTGCTTCGTTCCTTACATGCTACTTCTCTCGTCTCTTTTCGCTGCCGGAGTAACGACAATCACCGAGGGGGAACTGCTTTCCTCGATGATCGGAGTTCAAGGTCTCATCTACTGCAAACAAGGATCTAAGCTTACCCCTCTCCAAGGTAATTAGATctcatcatgattcatgaatatatattttgggaTAATTAATTAACTGAAATTATGGTATGTGGACGTACAGGTGCAGTAGCGAGGGTGACATGTGAGAGAGCCGATGAGTACGGTTACGAAGCAGAGGATGTGACGGTGCTTAGCCAAGCGACGGATGCGAAGGGTTATTTCCTGGCGACGCTTTCTTCGTCGGAAGTGAAGGATTCTTATAGTAAGAAGGTAATGAGGATCAAGGAGTGCAGGGCGTTTCTTGAGCTTTCTCCATCCGACACGTGTTCTTTTCCAACTGAGATCAACCGTGGAATCAGCGGAGCCATTCTCCAAAATTATCGTCTACTAGAATTCAAGCTTAAGATGAAGCTCTTCACCGTTGGCCCTTTCGTCTTCTCGCCCGAGGAAACTCACGACAAGTCTATCCCCAACGGCtactaaatattatatcaaTCCATCCATGTTTCCATTGGCCTAAATGGGCCGTACGTAATAGGTGAGCCCGCTATTATACCATGGTTTCATCCGGGTGTTCAACGTATCTATCTATAATCTAAGTTTACAAACATCTTATATATTCTTCCTACGATTCTTGATATATTATTCACTGCACAGTGTGATACACATGTCACATACTTTTGGTTTTGGCGATTGCAACTCATACATGCCAAATTTACTGAAAACGTACGTACGTGGAATACAATATCTTCTAAATTTGGAAATAGGGTGAGGAAGACGAAACTGAAAgtcaaataattaataaacacaactcGAAACTTACCTTTAACATGCGATAATAGGAAGAAGGCACATGATTTTTCCGCGTAATCCGAAACAACTAGTGCTAGTGGCTTTTGGataagtatatattattattataaaaaaaaaacgaaaattggttgattaaaatatacagttaaACAAATTCTCTTAAACAACGCTTTGACTTTACAAAAGTTGTGTGTGTGTAAATTTTCTTGAGTTATGCAAACGGTCCAACTCCTCGCCATTGCATGTACGTAATTTCTTCACGCGTTGTATTTTCATATCAACTCAAACTTCGCCTTTTGCAAACACTCTTTAGAACTGAGACGCGGTTTAATCAACCTTATTATATATCCTATCCTATATTAGACACAATGACACATTGCCAACACGCATTACATTTAACCCAAAAATCGGAAAAATAagtgaaattttgaaatatCAATGAACATATGCTACATATTCAATATATATGCTTATGTTTTCGTTCCGAATATATATAGTGTTGTGTTGTTCTCGATGATAATATATAATCTCCCACATGACACGTACACAATCAACCTTATTGATACATACATGTTGGATAAACTTCAAGACTTAAGGCCCAAATTACCTTACAAAGAAGTGTTAAGGACAAAGAAGGGCTTAGGACATTTCTACTAGGATTAGGAATTATCTAGTTCTAATAGAAGTAGGAATATGAAAgcactatatatatctttgattgaGTTGTGATCAAAGGTAAGAAAAGAGTGCAtacattgtttagttttgagaggagATTTTCTAAGCAATAAtataagagagttattcttataaTACAAAAGTCTTTTCTATCTTatgtttggtatcagagctctagGTCTAGTCGATCAAGTTGTGATTCGATTACAGAGCTGTTTTTGGAAGTGATCATCGAACCACAACTATGGGAGATATAGTTGAATCATCACGTCCGAAGGAGTTAGAGAAAGGTATCTCTCTGTAGTGCCCTCTTCTAACTTCTACGAATTACACAGTGTGGTCCATGAGGATGAGGATCATGCTGCGTATTCAAAAAGTGTGGGAAACGATCGAACCAGGATCGGATGATCCAGAAAAGAATGACATCGCTACCGCCTTATTGTTTCAGTCGATTCCGGAAGCTCTTACCATGCAGNNNNNNNNNNNNNNNNNNNNNNNNNNNNNNNNNNNNNNNNNNNNNNNNNNNNNNNNNNNNNNNNNNNNNNNNNNNNNNNNNNNNNNNNNNNNNNNNNNNNNNNNNNNNNNNNNNNNNNNNNNNNNNNNNNNNNNNNNNNNNNNNNNNNNNNNNNNNNNNNNNNNNNNNNNNNNNNNNNNNNNNNNNNNNNNNNNNNNNNNNNNNNNNNNNNNNNNNNNNNNNNNNNNNNNNNNNNNNNNNNNNNNNNNNNNNNNNNNNNNNNNNNNNNNNNNNNNNNNNNNNNNNNNNNNNNNNNNNNNNNNNNNNNNNNNNNNNNNNNNNNNNNNNNNNNNNNNNNNNNNNNNNNNNNNNNNNNNNNNNNNNNNNNNNNNNNNNNNNNNNNNNNNNNNNNNNNNNNNNNNNNNNNNNNNNNNNNNNNNNNNNNNNNNNNNNNNNNNNNNNNNNNNNNNNNNNNNNNNNNNNNNNNNNNNNNNNNNNNNNNNNNNNNNNNNNNNNNNNNNNNNNNNNNNNNNNNNNNNNNNNNNNNNNNNNNNNNNNNNNNNNNNNNNNNNNNNNNNNNNNNNNNNNNNNNNNNNNNNNNNNNNNNNNNNNNNNNNNNNNNNNNNNNNNNNNNNNNNNNNNNNNNNNNNNNNNNNNNNNNNNNNNNNNNNNNNNNNNNNNNNNNNNNNNNNNNNNNNNNNNNNNNNNNNNNNNNNNNNNNNNNNNNNNNNNNNNNNNNNNNNNNNNNNNNNNNNNNNNNNNNNNNNNNNNNNNNNNNNNNNNNNNNNNNNNNNNNNNNNNNNNNNNNNNNNNNNNNNNNNNNNNNNNNNNNNNNNNNNNNNNNNNNNNNNNNNNNNNNNNNNNNNNNNNNNNNNNNNNNNNNNNNNNNNNNNNNNNNNNNNNNNNNNNNNNNNNNNNNNNNNNNNNNNNNNNNNNNNNNNNNNNNNNNNNNNNNNNNNNNNNNNNNNNNNNNNNNNNNNNNNNNNNNNNNNNNNNNNNNNNNNNNNNNNNNNNNNNNNNNNNNNNNNNNNNNNNNNNNNNNNNNNNNNNNNNNNNNNNNNNNNNNNNNNNNNNNNNNNNNNNNNNNNNNNNNNNNNNNNNNNNNNNNNNNNNNNNNNNNNNNNNNNNNNNNNNNNNNNNNNNNNNNNNNNNNNNNNNNNNNNNNNNNNNNNNNNNNNNNNNNNNNNNNNNNNNNNNNNNNNNNNNNNNNNNNNNNNNNNNNNNNNNNNNNNNNNNNNNNNNNNNNNNNNNNNNNNNNNNNNNNNNNNNNNNNNNNNNNNNNNNNNNNNNNNNNNNNNNNNNNNTGGAAACAACAGCTTTCGAGGCAGAGGACGTGGTAGAGGGAGAGGCTATGGAGGAAGAGGTTATCGAGGAAGAGGTAGAGGAAGAAATAATTCGAATTTTCACAACCAGTTCAACACACAGGATCGGTCTAATACAGAACAGAACCAAGCACTagacaagaaggagaagatcaTTATTTGCTTTCGTTGTGACAAACCTGGTCACTACGCTTCACAGtgtccggagaagattcagaaaaaTCAAGAAGCTAACAAAGTTGAGACTTTAGAAACAGAGGCAGCGgataaaactctgtttttgcaTGAGATTGTCTACTTGAATGAAGAGAGGATTATCCCAAGAAACTACACCAAGGAGGATGGGATGTGGTATTTAGACAATGGAGCCAGTAATCATATGACAGGTCATAAGGATTACTTCTCTGAGCTTAATGAGAACATTGGAGGCAAGGTGAAGTTTGGAGATGGATCTTGTGTAgaaataaaaggaaaaggttCAATAATTTTTCAGAGTAAAGGTGAGGAACAGGTTCTAGTAAATGACATTTACTATATTCCTGACCTCAAGAGCAATATTCTGATCCTAGGACAGGCTACAGAAGTCAGTTGTGATGTACGAATGAGACAAAATTGGTTGACAGTTCATGATCCAAGCGACAGGTTGTTGGTGAGAGTCCTGAGATCAACTAATAGGTTGTACAAAATTAGTCTCAAGGTGGGAAGACCAGTCTGCCTACACTCTCGTATCGAGGATGATACCTGGAAGTGGCATGCTAGGCTCAGTCATGTTAACTTTAAAGCTCTGAAAGCGATGTCGACACAGAAGATGGTTCATGGCCTGTCAGAGATTAGAGACGAGAGGAAGCTGTGCGAGTCGTGTCTTGTTGGGAAGCAAACGAGACAGTCGTTTCCAAAAGCCACAATGTATCGAGCTTCTAAACCATTGGAGCTTCTTCACGCTGATTTGTGCGGTCCTATATCACCTGCAACCTTAGCACATAacagatatatttttgttattgtggatgatttttcaagatatatgtggTCGATCttgataaaagagaaaagtgaagCGTTTGGAAGTTTTAAAGCGTTCAAGAGTAGTGTGGAGAAGGAACTTGGAAGAGAAATCATTACTCTTAGAACGGACAAAGGAGGTGAATTCACGTCAAACGAATTCAATGCTTTCTGTGAATCAACTGGGATTAAGAGACATTTGACAGCACCGTATACTCCGCAGCAGAATGGTGTAGTGGAGAGAAGAAATAGGACTCtaatggagatgacaaggagCATTCTCAAGGCCATGGAGGTTCCAAACTACCTGTGGGGAGAAGGAGTTCGTCACAATACATATGTGATCAATAGGATACCTACTAAGGCACTAAACAATATCACTCCGTATGAATGTTTGCGAGAGAGAAAACCAAACATTGATCACCTGAGAGTATTTGGGTGTATAGCTTATGCTAAAGCTGATGCTGCAGGTCTTAAGAAGTTGGATGATCGTTCGTTGTCGTTAGTTCACCTTGGTATCGAACCTGGATCCAAGGCATATCGACTGTTCAATCCGTCAACTAGAAGAATTGTAGTCAGCAGAGATGTTATTTTTGATGAGAATAATAAATGGAACTGGAACAGGGCAGAAAATAGAGATAGCAGAGAACCAGGGATGTTTCTTATGCAATGGGGAGAGATAAAAGATGCTGGAAAAGGACCAATGTCATCAAATTCTATAAAACAAGATCGAGTTgatgaaaacagagcagaatCAGAGGATGGTATAACTCAAGAAGATAGAGTTGAAAACAGAGTTGATGATGAGAATGTTGTT
The sequence above is drawn from the Camelina sativa cultivar DH55 chromosome 4, Cs, whole genome shotgun sequence genome and encodes:
- the LOC104783344 gene encoding proline-rich protein 3-like, producing MAQTFSLCFVPYMLLLSSLFAAGVTTITEGELLSSMIGVQGLIYCKQGSKLTPLQGAVARVTCERADEYGYEAEDVTVLSQATDAKGYFLATLSSSEVKDSYSKKVMRIKECRAFLELSPSDTCSFPTEINRGISGAILQNYRLLEFKLKMKLFTVGPFVFSPEETHDKSIPNGY
- the LOC104783343 gene encoding proline-rich protein 3-like, giving the protein MVSTSPAASILLLALVLVVAAADYYVPPPTTYSPSQPYVPIPTTTYTSPVETPQYFPKPNPDLAIEGLILCKSGYKTYPIQGAKVKVVCPIFDSYGKLVAKVTISSYPTDMKGYFHFVAYGLSLKVKNINSCNVKLESSPLSTCKIPTNVNKGVTGAPLSPDNSNFLSHDNLILYTLEPFYFSTPVAPKPVY